Genomic DNA from Pseudomonas fluorescens:
AACAACGCCTGGGCCACGCCCTTGCGGTAGGCCGCGTACGCCTCGTAGTCCAGCAGCGGTTGTTGCAACGTCAGGCTGGAACCGTAGCTGCTGTAGTTGCGATCATCATGCTGGCTGGCGCCGCGATCGTTGAGGTACGTGACCTTGGACTGGTTGCGACCCTTGTTGTAGCTGTAGCCCAGGTGCGGCAGCAGCCCGGCGCGGCCAATGGCGCGATTTTCCAGGCCCGCATCGCGCTCCTTGATCGCGCCCAGGTAGACCGGATCATTGCGCAGGGCCCGCTCGTAGAACTCGAAGGGCCCCATGGCCCAGGCGTTATTGCACACGGAAGCGGCCAGCACGGCTACCCAATAGAAACGCTTCATACCGCCGGACATCCTTATTCTTCGGTCAACGCAGAGCCGGCTCGGTCGAGCAGCGGTTTGAACAGGTAGTTGAGCAATGAGCGCTCGCCGGTGCGCACGAACATCTCGGCCGGCATGCCGGGCTTGATCACCAGGCCGTTGAGCTTGTCCATCGCCACGTCGCTGACGCTGCTGCGCAGGACGTAATACGGCGCGCCAGTCTTCTCATCGAGCATTTGATCGGCAGAAATCAAGCTGACTTCCCCTGGCACCCTTGGCGTGCGGTTCTGGTTGAAGGCGGTAAACAGGATGTCCACCGGCAAATGCGCGCCGACCTTGTCGATCAGATGCACCGGCAGATGCCCTTCCACTTCCAACCGCGTGCCCTGGGGGACGATTTCCAGCAAGGTGTCGCCCTGGCGCACCACGGCGCCCTCGGTGTGCACCCCCAGGTTGACGGCGATGCCATCGGCGGTGGCAAGGATCTCGCTGTGTTGCAGCTCGAAGCCGGCGGATTTCAGTTGCTCTTGCAGGGTTTCGCTCTTGAGCTGGGCGTCGGCCAACTGGCTGCGCACCTCTTTCTGGTATTCCTCGTTGTGCTGCTGCAGCTTCAGCCGCGACTCGACGATCCCCTGCTCCACCCGCCCGCTTTCGCCGCTGTTCTGCGCCAGTTCCTGCTGCACTTGCGACAACTGGCGTTGATAGTCCAGCAAGCGGTTGCGCGGGATATAGCCGTTGTCGGCCAAGGGTTGCAGGTTGCCCAGTTGCAGACGCAGGGATTCGGCCTGGGCGGTCAGGTCGCTGCGGGCCCGACGCATACCCGCCAATTGCGCCGCCGCCCCCTCGATGTTGGCGCGCAACGCCGCCTGCTCCCGGGCGAAGGCTTCGCGGCGGCTGCTGAACAGTTGCCGCTGGCCTTCAAGCACCAGGGCCAGGCGTGGATCGGGATCGCGACTCAGCTCAGCCGGGAAACTTACCTGTAACAGGTTGTCCCGCTCGCTTTGCCAGCGCGCCAGGCTCGCCCAGGTCATCCGGTATTGCGCCTGCAGCGATTGCACATCGGCGGCGGCCTGAGTCTGGTCCAGGCGAAACAGCGGCTGGCCCTGCTTCACCGCTTCGCCTTCGCGCACCAGGATCCGGCTGACCACACCGCTGCTCATCGACTGCACCGCCTTGCGCTTGCCTGAAACCACCACGGTGCCCTGCACGGGGATGCCCTGGTCCAGCGGCGCCAGGCTGGCCCAGGTGAAAAAACTGCCCGCGCCAACGAGCGCCAGTGCCCAGCCCACGCGCGTGAAAAAGTGGGCGTCGCGCTCCGGCCGCTCAACGTCCTGCGTATGTTCGAGATTCATGTCGAGCTCCTTGCTCATGCGCCACCGGGTTTGCTGGCGGCCTGGTACTGGCGACTCATGCTCAGTCCGGTGGGGGCCACCTGGGGACTGTTCGGCGGTGAGCTGCGTGGCGCGTTGTCCTGTGAACTCGACTGGCCGGAAAGCGCGCGCAACACTTGCTGGCTTGGGCCGAAGGCTTGTAGCCGGCCTTCGTCGAGCACCAGCAACTTGTCGGCCTGGGCCAGTGCCGAGGAACGATGAGTGACCAGCACGACACTGGTGCCCTGGGCCTTCATCTGGGCGATGGCACTGGCGAGCGCCGCTTCGCCAACCGTGTCGAGGTTGGAGTTGGGTTCATCGAGCACCACCAGGCTCGGCCGGTCGTACATCGCCCGGGCCAGCGCAACCCGTTGTTTCTGTCCGCCGGACAAACCACCGCCGTCCTCCCCCAGCACCGTGTCATAGCCCTGGGGCAGGCGCAGGATCAGCTCATGGACCCCAGCCTGCTGCGCGGCGGCGACGACCTTTTGCGGATCGGCTTGGCGAAACCGGGCGATGTTCTCGGCGATGCTGCCGCAAAACAGCTCGATGTCTTGTGGCAAATAGCCGATGTGCGGGCCGAGTTGCTCGCGATTCCAACGATG
This window encodes:
- a CDS encoding HlyD family type I secretion periplasmic adaptor subunit, with product MSKELDMNLEHTQDVERPERDAHFFTRVGWALALVGAGSFFTWASLAPLDQGIPVQGTVVVSGKRKAVQSMSSGVVSRILVREGEAVKQGQPLFRLDQTQAAADVQSLQAQYRMTWASLARWQSERDNLLQVSFPAELSRDPDPRLALVLEGQRQLFSSRREAFAREQAALRANIEGAAAQLAGMRRARSDLTAQAESLRLQLGNLQPLADNGYIPRNRLLDYQRQLSQVQQELAQNSGESGRVEQGIVESRLKLQQHNEEYQKEVRSQLADAQLKSETLQEQLKSAGFELQHSEILATADGIAVNLGVHTEGAVVRQGDTLLEIVPQGTRLEVEGHLPVHLIDKVGAHLPVDILFTAFNQNRTPRVPGEVSLISADQMLDEKTGAPYYVLRSSVSDVAMDKLNGLVIKPGMPAEMFVRTGERSLLNYLFKPLLDRAGSALTEE